The following proteins are encoded in a genomic region of Egibacteraceae bacterium:
- a CDS encoding DUF427 domain-containing protein, protein MALMVGTGPFAYAPAGVFNFDCETPGHVLYFEPTPRRIRVVVCGQGIAESDRAMLLHETGLMPVYYLPEEDVRTDLLAATEQSTHCPFKGDASYWTIRVGGEERENAVWSYPEPLPQAPPLSGYLAFEWDAVDEWWEEAERIGVHPRDPYHRCDVVRSDRHVVVRVGGEVVADSTRPTLLFETGLPPRFYLPHDDVRVDALQRSDLQTSCPYKGTTSRYYTAEAGGERLENVAWAYDEVHAEVRGIEGLVAFYNEKVDVEVDGRPWTRPQTPFS, encoded by the coding sequence ATGGCATTGATGGTAGGGACCGGACCCTTCGCGTATGCGCCCGCGGGGGTGTTCAACTTCGACTGCGAGACACCGGGGCACGTGCTGTACTTCGAGCCGACGCCACGACGCATCCGTGTCGTGGTCTGCGGGCAGGGGATCGCCGAAAGCGACCGCGCGATGCTGCTGCACGAGACCGGGTTGATGCCCGTGTACTACCTTCCCGAGGAGGACGTGCGCACCGATCTCCTCGCCGCGACCGAGCAGTCGACACACTGCCCGTTCAAAGGGGACGCGTCGTACTGGACGATCCGGGTGGGCGGTGAGGAGCGCGAGAACGCGGTGTGGAGCTACCCCGAGCCGCTGCCGCAGGCGCCGCCGCTGTCGGGCTACCTGGCCTTCGAGTGGGACGCGGTGGACGAGTGGTGGGAGGAAGCCGAGCGGATCGGCGTGCATCCGCGGGATCCCTACCACCGCTGCGACGTCGTCCGCTCCGACCGGCACGTCGTCGTGCGAGTCGGCGGCGAGGTGGTGGCGGACAGCACCCGGCCGACCCTGCTGTTCGAGACGGGTCTGCCTCCCCGGTTCTACCTGCCGCACGACGACGTGCGCGTGGACGCGCTGCAGCGCAGCGACCTCCAGACGTCCTGCCCGTACAAGGGGACGACCAGCCGCTACTACACCGCCGAGGCCGGCGGGGAGCGGCTCGAGAACGTCGCGTGGGCCTACGACGAGGTGCACGCCGAGGTGCGCGGGATCGAGGGGCTGGTTGCCTTCTACAACGAGAAGGTCGACGTCGAGGTCGACGGCCGGCCGTGGACGCGGCCCCAGACCCCCTTCTCCTGA
- a CDS encoding penicillin-binding transpeptidase domain-containing protein — MAGTAVALAVTAGLFAAQRAERARQVRLAAISTAEQFAAAWETGDWEGLDAVVADPDGGAGAAHAQAWETLHVADAEVTLTDVVFDAPGPTDALASYTVTLTLSGLGEWRYEGAVGLQPGESDWAVAWGPHALHPELDAGQRLGRVRAWPVRAALVDRDGTVLGDGPFAELAGSVGAVTEEQLTELGVPYQASDVVGQSGMQRSLESRLAGAPGGEVRVVSADGEVVTVLHAFAATEPGQVRTTLDPGVQEAGQAALAPIGDPAALVAVDVPTGEVRAVVNTPPGGFNRALSGRYPPGSTFKVVTTAALLEQGLDPTATVGCPGTTSIGGRSFRNAGFAVLGPISFREAFAESCNTAFVDAADQLPAGALEAIARRFGFGIDYDIGVPVASSRFPEPADPVEHVAASIGQGRVEATPLHMASVAAAVARGRWDSPRILDDAEATPGGEPLSARVHAQLEDLMRHAVADGTGTGTAAQVPGAPVAGKTGTAEFGSGTATHAWFIAYRGDLAVAVLVESGGFGGTVAAPAAGRFFSLLG, encoded by the coding sequence GTGGCCGGAACCGCGGTGGCGCTGGCGGTAACCGCGGGTCTCTTCGCGGCCCAGCGCGCGGAGCGGGCCCGTCAGGTCCGGCTGGCGGCGATCTCCACCGCCGAGCAGTTCGCCGCTGCCTGGGAGACCGGCGACTGGGAGGGCCTCGACGCCGTGGTGGCCGATCCCGACGGCGGTGCCGGCGCCGCGCACGCGCAGGCGTGGGAGACGCTGCACGTCGCCGACGCGGAGGTGACCCTCACCGACGTGGTCTTCGACGCCCCCGGGCCGACCGATGCCCTCGCGTCCTACACGGTGACGCTCACGCTCTCCGGGCTGGGGGAGTGGCGCTACGAGGGTGCGGTCGGCCTGCAGCCCGGCGAGTCGGACTGGGCTGTCGCGTGGGGGCCGCATGCCCTGCACCCCGAGCTCGACGCGGGGCAGCGACTGGGTCGGGTCCGCGCGTGGCCCGTGCGGGCAGCCCTCGTGGACCGCGACGGCACCGTCCTGGGCGATGGGCCCTTCGCCGAGCTGGCGGGCTCGGTCGGGGCAGTGACCGAGGAGCAGCTCACCGAGCTCGGGGTGCCCTACCAGGCCAGCGACGTGGTCGGTCAGTCGGGGATGCAGCGGTCCCTGGAGTCGCGCCTCGCCGGGGCCCCAGGCGGTGAGGTCCGCGTCGTCAGCGCCGACGGGGAGGTGGTCACGGTCCTGCACGCCTTCGCCGCCACCGAGCCCGGCCAGGTGCGCACGACCCTTGACCCTGGCGTCCAGGAGGCGGGACAGGCCGCGCTGGCCCCCATCGGCGATCCCGCGGCGCTCGTGGCCGTGGATGTCCCGACCGGCGAGGTCCGCGCCGTGGTGAACACGCCGCCGGGCGGGTTCAACCGTGCGCTGTCCGGGCGCTATCCCCCCGGTTCGACGTTCAAGGTGGTGACGACCGCGGCCCTGCTGGAGCAGGGGCTCGACCCCACCGCCACCGTGGGGTGCCCGGGGACCACCAGCATCGGCGGGCGCAGCTTCCGCAATGCCGGGTTCGCCGTCCTCGGGCCGATCAGCTTCCGGGAGGCCTTCGCCGAGTCCTGCAACACCGCCTTCGTTGACGCGGCAGACCAGCTGCCCGCCGGGGCGCTGGAAGCCATCGCCCGCCGGTTCGGCTTCGGCATCGACTACGACATCGGCGTGCCCGTCGCCAGCTCGCGCTTCCCGGAGCCGGCCGACCCCGTGGAGCACGTCGCCGCGTCGATCGGCCAGGGCCGGGTGGAGGCCACCCCGCTGCACATGGCCAGCGTCGCTGCCGCCGTGGCCCGAGGCCGCTGGGATTCGCCGCGCATCCTGGACGACGCCGAGGCGACGCCGGGCGGCGAGCCGCTGTCCGCGCGTGTGCACGCGCAGCTGGAGGACCTGATGCGGCACGCCGTCGCCGACGGCACCGGCACCGGCACCGCCGCGCAGGTGCCCGGGGCACCGGTCGCCGGCAAGACCGGGACGGCGGAGTTCGGCAGCGGCACGGCCACCCACGCCTGGTTCATCGCGTACCGCGGCGACCTGGCGGTGGCGGTACTGGTGGAGAGCGGGGGGTTCGGCGGGACCGTTGCCGCCCCCGCCGCGGGCCGCTTCTTCTCCCTCCTCGGCTGA
- the dnaE gene encoding DNA polymerase III subunit alpha → MSDSFVHLHTHTEYSMLDGASRIDALMGRVAELGMPAIAMTDHGNMFGAVDFYKAGLRHGVKPIIGCEVYVAPDSRFAKGGRRGAGADGAPNPRAEPYHHLTLLAENQQGYRNLMKLVSRAYLEGYWYKPRADAELLAEYAEGLICLSGCLGGEVNQLLLADDRDGAVAAAARHRDIFGQDSYFVELQDHTTIPEQRANNPLLVEIARDLGIGLVATNDSHYTDQGDAEAHDALLCIQTGSKKDDPDRFQFKGDQFYVKAPEEMHALFPEHPETWRNTLEIGQRCAVELTFGGHHLPAFSCPDGMTEAEYLRRKVYEGAERRYGVPLRDDVRERLETELAVIEQMGFPGYFLIVADLCDHARAVGIRVGPGRGSAAGCLVAYCTGITDLDPIRYGLIFERFLNPERVSMPDIDMDFDERRRGEMIRYTTEKYGDDKVAQIVTFSTIKAKQAIRDSARVLGYPFGFGDRLTKMMPPPVMGKDKPLAEARKLSAELRGAWENEPDAAKVLDTALSLEGLRRQHSIHAAGVVIAPDAITEYTPILRLESDGEIVTQYDGGMVEDIGLLKMDFLGLRNLTVISDCLRHIAVNTGRDVVIEDIALDDAATYTMLADGDTDGVFQLDSAGMKSLCRHLRPDCFDDIIALLALYRPGPMSAGLHSEYAERKHGRSKVEVPHPDLADILADSYGLLVYQEQVLKIAQQLGGFSLGQADLLRRAIGKKKQDEMDAQKSKFVDGCVANSYTSKLATDLWDLIEGFADYAFNKSHSAGYGLVSYQTAWLKAHYPVEYMAALLTSVKSNKDRLPLYLHSCRMMGMTVLAPDVNESDLDFTPSPDTAVPQVRFGLSAVRNVGEAVVESIVASRHAKGRFADFADFCAKVDAGVLNRRTIESLIKAGAFESLGHTRKGLLAVFEAITEQAIARKRAEAEGQFSLFGETAGTAELVEAVSIPDGEFERKEKLAAEREMLGLYVSDHPLLGLERLLATLSTAPIARLLEQGASGTVAVAGILTGITKKFTRRGEPYVVGTIEDLQGGIEAIFFPQVYQAAQDILTEDTVLCVKGRLDDGDTPKVIAADVHAPDLSDATSSPLRLTVAPQQCTAEVVERLKDVLGGHPGVVQVHLRLAGANGDGTTLRLPSDLYVSRSPGLYAELKMLLGSDSVS, encoded by the coding sequence GTGAGCGATTCGTTCGTACACCTGCACACCCACACCGAGTACTCGATGCTCGACGGGGCCAGCCGTATCGACGCGCTCATGGGACGGGTCGCCGAGCTGGGGATGCCCGCGATCGCGATGACCGATCACGGCAACATGTTCGGTGCGGTCGACTTCTACAAGGCCGGCCTCCGCCACGGGGTGAAGCCCATCATCGGGTGCGAGGTGTACGTCGCGCCCGACAGCCGGTTCGCCAAGGGCGGCCGACGGGGCGCCGGCGCTGACGGGGCACCGAACCCGCGTGCCGAGCCCTACCACCACCTGACCCTGCTCGCCGAGAACCAGCAGGGGTACCGCAACCTCATGAAGCTCGTCTCGCGGGCCTACCTGGAGGGCTACTGGTACAAGCCGCGTGCCGACGCCGAGCTGTTGGCGGAGTACGCCGAGGGCCTCATCTGCCTGTCGGGATGCCTCGGCGGCGAGGTCAACCAGCTGCTGCTCGCCGACGACCGCGACGGGGCGGTCGCGGCCGCAGCCCGGCACCGCGACATCTTCGGTCAGGACAGCTACTTCGTCGAGCTGCAGGACCACACCACCATCCCCGAGCAGCGGGCGAACAACCCGCTCCTGGTCGAGATCGCCCGGGATCTCGGCATCGGGCTGGTCGCCACCAACGACAGCCACTACACCGACCAGGGCGACGCCGAGGCGCACGACGCGCTGCTCTGCATCCAGACCGGGTCCAAGAAGGACGACCCCGACCGCTTCCAGTTCAAGGGCGACCAGTTCTACGTCAAGGCGCCCGAGGAGATGCACGCCCTCTTCCCGGAGCACCCCGAGACCTGGCGCAACACGCTGGAGATCGGGCAGCGCTGCGCCGTCGAGCTCACCTTCGGCGGTCACCATCTGCCCGCCTTCAGCTGTCCGGACGGGATGACCGAGGCGGAGTACCTGCGCCGCAAGGTCTACGAGGGCGCGGAGCGCCGCTACGGCGTCCCGCTGCGCGACGACGTCCGGGAGCGGCTCGAGACCGAGCTCGCCGTCATCGAGCAGATGGGCTTCCCCGGCTACTTCCTGATCGTGGCCGACCTCTGCGACCACGCCCGGGCGGTCGGCATCCGCGTCGGTCCCGGGCGCGGCTCGGCGGCCGGCTGCCTGGTGGCGTACTGCACCGGCATCACCGACCTCGATCCCATCCGCTACGGGCTCATCTTCGAGCGGTTCCTGAACCCCGAGCGGGTGTCGATGCCCGACATCGACATGGACTTCGACGAGCGCCGGCGCGGGGAGATGATCCGCTACACCACGGAGAAGTACGGCGACGACAAGGTCGCGCAGATCGTCACGTTCTCGACCATCAAGGCCAAGCAGGCGATCCGCGACTCGGCACGGGTCCTCGGCTACCCGTTCGGTTTCGGCGACCGCCTGACGAAGATGATGCCTCCGCCGGTGATGGGCAAGGACAAGCCGCTGGCCGAGGCCCGCAAGCTGTCCGCCGAGCTGCGCGGGGCGTGGGAGAACGAACCGGACGCCGCCAAGGTGCTCGACACCGCGCTCAGCCTCGAAGGGCTGCGGCGCCAGCACTCGATCCACGCCGCGGGGGTGGTGATCGCCCCCGACGCCATCACCGAGTACACGCCGATCCTGCGGCTGGAGTCCGACGGGGAGATCGTCACGCAGTACGACGGCGGCATGGTCGAGGACATCGGCCTGCTGAAGATGGACTTCCTCGGCCTGCGCAACCTCACCGTGATCAGCGACTGCCTGCGCCACATCGCCGTCAACACCGGGCGGGACGTCGTGATCGAGGACATCGCCCTCGACGACGCCGCGACGTACACGATGCTGGCCGACGGCGACACCGACGGGGTGTTCCAGCTCGACTCGGCCGGCATGAAGTCGCTGTGCCGCCACCTGCGCCCCGACTGCTTCGACGACATCATCGCCCTGCTGGCGCTCTACCGCCCGGGGCCGATGTCAGCGGGTCTGCACAGCGAGTACGCCGAGCGCAAGCACGGACGGTCGAAGGTCGAGGTACCCCATCCCGACCTCGCCGACATCCTGGCAGACAGCTACGGGCTGCTGGTCTACCAGGAGCAGGTCCTGAAGATCGCCCAGCAGCTCGGGGGGTTCAGCCTGGGCCAGGCCGACCTCCTGCGGCGCGCCATCGGCAAGAAGAAGCAAGACGAGATGGACGCGCAGAAGTCGAAGTTCGTCGACGGCTGCGTCGCCAACAGCTACACCAGCAAGCTCGCCACCGACCTCTGGGACCTGATCGAGGGCTTCGCCGACTACGCCTTCAACAAGTCGCACTCGGCCGGCTACGGGCTCGTCAGCTACCAGACGGCATGGCTGAAGGCCCACTACCCGGTCGAGTACATGGCGGCGCTGCTCACCAGCGTCAAGAGCAACAAGGACCGCCTGCCCCTGTACCTGCACTCCTGCCGCATGATGGGGATGACCGTCCTGGCCCCCGATGTCAACGAGTCCGACCTGGACTTCACGCCATCGCCCGACACGGCGGTTCCCCAGGTGCGCTTCGGGTTGTCCGCAGTGCGCAACGTGGGCGAGGCGGTCGTGGAGTCGATCGTGGCGTCCCGGCACGCCAAGGGCCGATTCGCCGACTTCGCCGACTTCTGCGCCAAGGTGGATGCGGGAGTCCTGAACCGGCGCACGATCGAGTCGCTCATCAAAGCAGGGGCGTTCGAGTCGCTCGGCCATACCCGCAAGGGTCTGCTGGCCGTGTTCGAGGCCATCACCGAGCAGGCGATCGCCCGCAAGCGGGCTGAGGCCGAAGGGCAGTTCTCGTTGTTCGGCGAGACCGCGGGCACCGCGGAACTGGTGGAGGCGGTGTCGATCCCCGACGGGGAGTTCGAGCGCAAGGAGAAGCTGGCGGCCGAACGCGAGATGCTCGGGCTGTACGTCTCCGACCATCCCCTCCTGGGGCTCGAGCGCCTGCTGGCGACGCTGTCGACCGCGCCGATCGCACGCCTGCTGGAGCAGGGTGCGTCGGGGACCGTCGCCGTCGCGGGGATCCTGACCGGCATCACCAAGAAGTTCACCCGCCGCGGGGAGCCCTACGTCGTCGGCACGATCGAGGATCTCCAGGGCGGGATCGAGGCGATCTTCTTCCCGCAGGTGTACCAGGCGGCGCAGGACATCCTGACGGAGGACACCGTGCTCTGCGTCAAGGGTCGTCTGGACGACGGCGACACCCCCAAGGTGATCGCCGCCGACGTGCACGCCCCGGATCTGTCCGACGCGACGTCGTCACCGCTGCGGCTGACCGTGGCCCCGCAGCAGTGCACGGCCGAGGTCGTCGAGCGCCTGAAGGACGTCCTCGGCGGCCACCCGGGGGTCGTGCAGGTGCACCTGCGGCTGGCGGGCGCCAACGGCGACGGGACCACGCTGCGCCTGCCCTCCGACCTCTACGTCTCGCGCAGCCCGGGGTTGTACGCCGAGCTGAAGATGCTGCTCGGGTCCGACAGCGTCTCCTGA
- a CDS encoding RluA family pseudouridine synthase, which translates to MNRSDRGQERLLDQVVDAAEDGRRADVALAAWLGETRGRAQSRLDAGDVTVDGVAITKSQRLRTGQRVRVTAAEQAPSPMPDAIPVRYQDEHLLVVAKPAGLVVHAGAGTDPSTGSMVDGLTAMGVPLADPCGPHAAACPTGRPGIVHRLDRGTSGLLVVASTLAAHEGLTARFRSHDVERVYTALVAGVPSPPRATIDAPIARSTARRTRFAVDPSGRRAISHYDLDEDLGRAAVLTVRLETGRTHQVRVHLTAVGHPVCGDRLYGASPALAAELGLDRPALHARRLAFVHPVTGARVAVDEPLPADLVAARETLRRLAGTAPRPGPGG; encoded by the coding sequence GTGAATCGCAGCGACCGCGGTCAGGAGCGTCTGCTCGATCAGGTCGTGGACGCCGCTGAGGACGGCCGGCGCGCGGACGTGGCCCTGGCGGCCTGGTTGGGCGAGACCCGGGGGCGGGCGCAGTCCCGCCTGGACGCCGGTGACGTCACGGTCGACGGTGTCGCGATCACCAAGTCGCAGCGGCTCCGGACCGGCCAGCGCGTCCGGGTGACGGCCGCGGAGCAGGCGCCGTCGCCGATGCCCGACGCCATCCCCGTGCGCTATCAGGACGAGCACCTGCTCGTCGTGGCGAAGCCCGCGGGCCTGGTGGTCCATGCCGGGGCCGGCACAGACCCGAGCACGGGCAGCATGGTGGACGGCCTCACCGCCATGGGCGTACCGCTGGCCGACCCGTGCGGCCCGCATGCCGCCGCCTGCCCGACCGGGCGGCCCGGCATCGTCCACCGGTTGGACCGCGGCACCTCGGGACTGCTCGTCGTGGCCAGCACCCTGGCGGCGCACGAGGGTCTCACCGCCCGCTTCCGGTCCCACGACGTCGAGCGGGTCTACACCGCGCTGGTCGCGGGGGTGCCGAGCCCGCCACGGGCCACCATCGACGCGCCCATCGCGCGTTCGACCGCGCGTCGCACCCGCTTCGCCGTCGACCCCTCCGGCCGGCGGGCGATCAGCCACTACGACCTCGACGAGGACCTCGGCCGGGCGGCGGTGCTCACGGTGCGATTGGAGACCGGTCGCACCCACCAGGTCCGCGTGCATCTCACGGCGGTCGGCCACCCGGTCTGCGGGGATCGCCTCTACGGCGCGTCCCCCGCGCTGGCCGCCGAGCTGGGGCTGGACCGTCCCGCCCTGCATGCCCGTCGCCTGGCGTTCGTGCATCCGGTGACCGGCGCGCGCGTGGCGGTCGACGAGCCCCTGCCCGCGGACCTCGTCGCCGCGCGGGAGACGCTGCGCCGACTCGCGGGGACCGCCCCCCGCCCGGGTCCAGGGGGGTAG
- a CDS encoding signal peptidase II, protein MAASTATLRAMNAMETNTTDDGPADAPAEPTRSADEQGAKRRRFRPDKGGPKGTGSVGDAVPTRRSAVVASASASPAPEAKPLLPRRLIYATTLGVAVIWLLLDQATKVLAVAQLPATGVPGTSVGPLDLRLVRNPGGAFGIPAFPALFLVVTILVVVLVVRALPRTDRLSLAAVYGLVTGGALGNVTDRLLRPPGFPSGHVVDFLDIGWWPVFNVADIGIVVGAVGIAVLLTIVDREERAAAAARATHQSVRPESPDRKP, encoded by the coding sequence ATGGCCGCGTCCACCGCTACACTGCGGGCGATGAACGCCATGGAGACCAACACGACCGACGACGGCCCTGCCGACGCCCCCGCCGAGCCGACCAGGTCGGCGGACGAGCAGGGGGCGAAACGGCGACGTTTCCGTCCCGACAAGGGCGGTCCGAAAGGCACCGGCAGCGTCGGCGACGCGGTCCCCACGCGACGCTCCGCCGTTGTGGCGTCGGCGTCGGCGTCGCCCGCGCCGGAGGCCAAGCCCCTGTTGCCCCGCCGCCTGATCTACGCGACGACGCTCGGCGTGGCGGTGATCTGGCTGCTGCTCGACCAGGCCACCAAGGTGCTGGCCGTCGCCCAGCTGCCCGCGACGGGGGTGCCCGGCACCTCCGTGGGTCCGCTCGATCTGCGGCTGGTCCGCAATCCGGGCGGCGCGTTCGGGATCCCAGCGTTCCCCGCGCTGTTCCTGGTCGTCACCATCCTCGTGGTCGTCCTGGTGGTGCGCGCGCTCCCGCGGACCGACCGTCTCTCCCTGGCTGCCGTGTACGGGTTGGTCACCGGCGGGGCCCTCGGCAACGTCACCGACCGGCTGCTGCGCCCACCGGGCTTTCCCTCCGGCCACGTCGTCGACTTCCTCGACATCGGCTGGTGGCCCGTGTTCAACGTGGCGGACATCGGCATCGTCGTTGGAGCGGTGGGCATCGCGGTGCTGCTCACCATCGTCGACCGGGAGGAGCGCGCTGCCGCGGCCGCCCGCGCGACGCACCAGTCGGTGCGACCGGAGTCCCCAGACCGGAAGCCGTGA
- the ileS gene encoding isoleucine--tRNA ligase has translation MGFEPVEQHPDFPALERRVLERWRGEKIFQQSVDARADGPLFRFYEGPPTANGQPGVHHVESRAFKDLFPRYRTMKGYRVPRRGGWDCHGIPVEIAVEKELGFTRKSDIEAFGVAAFNARCRASVTRYVEDWERLTQRIGFWVDTDDAYWTMSTPYVESVWWSLAELWSKGLIYEGHKVVPYCPRCGTALSDHEVALGYDTAVDPSVYVRLPVLEDRLAEEGAALLVWTTTPWTLVSNTAVAIGADIAYVLARRPTDDGPLVLAAERVTEVLGEDAEIIRTVSSDELYALHYRAPFDDLDDEVSDDWHYVTVADFVTIAEGTGLVHLAPAFGADDMAVARTDGLPVVNPVDLEGCFDARVPALAGQFVKAADPAIIEMLRDRGLLVRSGEYTHTYPFCWRCSTPLLYYAKPSWYIATTTVRDRLLEVNSQVDWHPPHIREGRYGDWLRNNVDWSLSRERYWGTPLPLWRCEQCDTVTAVSSLADLGEKAGRDVAGLDPHRPAVDEITIACPACKATAHRVPEVIDAWYDSGSMPFAQMGYPHVEGSTRQFEDAFPADFICEAIDQTRGWFYSLMAVSTLLFDANSYRTVLCLGHIVDAEGKKMSKSLGNVLDPWELIESRGADALRWLLLTDGSPWLARRVGPEPLDEVTRKFLLTLWNTYYFFATYARIDGWEPASSQAPPVGERQVLDRWVLAELAEVVRVVDRSLDGFDATTAGRAIAVFVDDLSNWYVRRSRQRFWTADDVTSAPGADKDAAFSTLHECLVTLAALVAPFIPFLADELYGNLVGAVDPHAPASVHLLDFPTVDERAVDDGLRAAMGAARRTVELGRRARNDAKVGLRQPLRQALVTVPADVRETWPTVAGVVADELNVKHLGVPDSRDGLVTHRVKPNFRALGPDFGKRTPAVAAAIEAADPAILAAALAETGEAEVLVDGAPVRVTAEQAQVHEESARGWQVSSDGPFSIALDLALDDELRREGLAREWIRALNDLRKQAGLAFDDRIELEVAAEGEPAAALDEHAAGIASEVLAVSLRRGTAEGGQALSLSGGAQVRVRLAVAR, from the coding sequence GTGGGTTTCGAGCCTGTGGAGCAGCATCCCGACTTCCCGGCGCTGGAACGCCGGGTGCTGGAGCGGTGGCGGGGAGAGAAGATCTTCCAGCAGTCGGTGGATGCCCGCGCGGACGGGCCCCTGTTCCGCTTCTACGAGGGGCCGCCGACCGCCAACGGGCAGCCGGGTGTGCACCACGTCGAGTCGCGGGCCTTCAAGGACCTCTTCCCCCGCTACCGCACCATGAAGGGCTACCGCGTCCCCCGCAGGGGGGGATGGGACTGCCACGGCATCCCGGTGGAGATCGCGGTGGAGAAGGAGCTCGGCTTCACGCGCAAGTCCGACATCGAGGCCTTCGGCGTCGCGGCCTTCAACGCCCGCTGTCGCGCCTCGGTGACCCGCTACGTCGAGGACTGGGAGCGCCTGACGCAACGCATCGGCTTCTGGGTCGACACCGACGACGCCTACTGGACCATGTCCACGCCCTACGTGGAGAGCGTGTGGTGGTCCCTGGCGGAGCTGTGGTCCAAGGGCCTCATCTACGAGGGCCACAAGGTCGTGCCCTACTGCCCCCGGTGCGGCACGGCGCTGTCGGACCACGAGGTCGCGCTCGGCTACGACACGGCGGTCGACCCGTCGGTCTACGTGCGACTGCCGGTGCTCGAGGACAGGCTGGCCGAGGAGGGGGCCGCCCTGCTCGTCTGGACGACCACGCCGTGGACCCTGGTCTCCAACACCGCGGTGGCCATCGGTGCGGACATCGCCTACGTCCTCGCTCGTCGACCGACCGACGACGGTCCGCTCGTGCTGGCAGCCGAACGGGTCACCGAGGTGCTCGGCGAGGACGCCGAGATCATCCGTACGGTGTCCTCCGACGAGCTGTACGCCCTGCACTACCGCGCGCCGTTCGACGACCTCGACGATGAGGTGTCGGACGACTGGCACTACGTCACCGTGGCGGATTTCGTCACCATCGCTGAAGGCACGGGGCTCGTGCACCTCGCCCCGGCCTTCGGGGCCGACGACATGGCGGTCGCCCGTACGGACGGGTTGCCGGTGGTGAACCCTGTCGACCTCGAGGGCTGCTTCGACGCGCGCGTGCCTGCCCTCGCCGGTCAGTTCGTCAAGGCCGCCGACCCGGCGATCATCGAGATGCTGCGCGACCGCGGCCTGTTGGTGCGGTCTGGTGAGTACACGCACACCTACCCGTTCTGCTGGCGCTGCTCCACGCCACTGCTGTACTACGCCAAGCCCTCGTGGTACATCGCCACCACCACGGTCCGCGACCGGCTCCTGGAGGTCAACAGCCAGGTCGACTGGCATCCCCCGCACATCCGCGAGGGGCGCTACGGCGACTGGCTTCGGAACAACGTCGACTGGTCGCTGTCGCGCGAGCGGTACTGGGGCACACCGCTGCCGCTCTGGCGCTGTGAGCAGTGCGACACGGTGACCGCGGTCTCGTCGTTGGCCGATCTCGGGGAGAAGGCGGGGCGCGACGTGGCGGGCCTCGACCCCCACCGCCCCGCCGTCGACGAGATCACGATCGCCTGCCCGGCCTGCAAGGCGACCGCGCACCGTGTTCCCGAGGTGATCGACGCCTGGTACGACTCGGGGTCGATGCCCTTCGCGCAGATGGGCTACCCGCATGTCGAGGGCAGCACCCGGCAGTTCGAGGACGCCTTCCCGGCTGACTTCATCTGCGAGGCCATCGACCAGACCCGCGGATGGTTCTACTCGCTGATGGCCGTCTCCACGCTGCTGTTCGACGCCAACAGCTATCGCACCGTGCTCTGCCTCGGGCACATCGTCGATGCCGAGGGCAAGAAGATGTCGAAGTCGCTCGGCAACGTGCTCGACCCGTGGGAGCTGATCGAGTCGCGCGGCGCCGACGCACTGCGCTGGCTGCTGCTGACCGACGGCTCGCCATGGCTGGCGCGGCGGGTCGGGCCCGAACCGCTCGACGAGGTCACCCGCAAGTTCCTCCTGACGCTCTGGAACACCTACTACTTCTTCGCGACCTACGCGCGCATCGACGGCTGGGAGCCCGCGAGCTCACAAGCCCCACCGGTGGGGGAACGCCAGGTCCTCGACCGGTGGGTGCTGGCCGAGCTCGCCGAGGTCGTCCGCGTGGTGGACCGCAGCCTGGACGGCTTCGATGCCACCACCGCAGGCCGTGCCATCGCCGTGTTCGTGGACGACCTGTCGAACTGGTACGTCCGCCGCAGCCGACAGCGCTTCTGGACCGCCGATGACGTCACCTCTGCCCCGGGAGCCGACAAGGACGCGGCGTTCTCGACCCTGCACGAGTGCCTGGTGACCCTCGCCGCACTGGTCGCGCCGTTCATCCCGTTCCTGGCCGACGAGCTGTACGGCAACCTGGTCGGCGCGGTGGACCCCCACGCGCCGGCGAGCGTCCACCTGCTCGACTTCCCCACGGTCGACGAGCGCGCCGTCGACGACGGCCTGCGCGCCGCGATGGGCGCGGCCCGGCGCACCGTGGAGCTGGGGCGGCGGGCCCGCAACGACGCCAAGGTGGGTCTGCGGCAACCGCTGCGACAGGCATTGGTCACCGTCCCGGCGGACGTGCGCGAGACCTGGCCGACGGTCGCCGGGGTGGTCGCCGATGAGCTGAACGTCAAGCACCTGGGCGTCCCCGACAGCCGAGACGGTCTGGTCACCCACCGCGTGAAGCCGAACTTCCGGGCCCTCGGGCCTGACTTCGGCAAGCGCACCCCGGCCGTTGCGGCCGCCATCGAAGCCGCCGACCCGGCCATCCTGGCGGCCGCACTCGCAGAGACCGGGGAGGCCGAGGTGCTCGTCGACGGCGCCCCTGTCCGCGTCACCGCCGAGCAGGCGCAGGTGCACGAGGAATCCGCCCGGGGCTGGCAGGTCTCCAGCGACGGGCCGTTCAGCATCGCCCTCGATCTCGCCCTCGACGACGAGCTGCGCCGGGAGGGCCTGGCCAGAGAATGGATCCGTGCGTTGAACGATCTGCGCAAGCAGGCCGGACTGGCCTTCGACGACCGAATCGAGTTGGAGGTGGCCGCCGAGGGCGAGCCGGCCGCCGCCCTCGACGAGCATGCTGCGGGCATCGCCAGCGAGGTGCTGGCCGTGTCCCTGCGGCGCGGCACGGCCGAGGGCGGCCAGGCGCTGTCCTTGAGCGGGGGCGCCCAGGTCCGGGTGCGGCTGGCGGTCGCCCGATGA